The genomic DNA GGTGATTCAGAGCAGGGCTGATTTTGGCTGCAGTTAGATGTGGGGGGAATGGAACTGTCTTTTGGCTACCTCTTTGGTCCCACATCCGTATCtaaatagaagaaaataattaTTGTCAGAAATAATTGCCATTAGATACTGTTGTAGCTTTGTGTCTTAAAATAGCTGCAGTCTGCAGAGGAAGTGTAACCTTCCAATGGAAAAGATAAATACTCAAACAACTCCAGCGtgatgcctccaactgtggatgtAGTACATGACTAGTAAccattccatgaatttgtccaaccctcattttaagccatccaagttggtccccatcactacatcttgtgggagtgagttccgttGTTTAACTATATGTTatatgaagaagtgcttttttgTCTGACATTTGTTTCTTCCTGCTCTAACTATAATTTTGCCCTTTGCCAGTTGTGCTGATTTTGACTTTTGTACAGTGGAAGCCATCTTATTCTTAAAGGTGAAATGTTGAAGGCGCAAATGCCAATGGAAAAGTAGGAGACACTTAAAAGATATCAGTGTGGCTGCACAAGGAGCTTAAGAAGAGAATGCACAAGAAcgggaagaaaggagaaatcatgaTGGAAGAGTATACAGTACTTGAGTAGTCAACAGCTCTGCGGAGAAGGTCAGGAGGGCCAAAAGACTGGATAatctcaggcttgcaagagaataattttaaagtttattttcgGCTACGTTTGATGTAAGAGGAAGAATAAGCAAATAATAGGTCTCTTGTGTGGAGAAGAttgagaaatgctattgggtgacagagaaggGGCAACTTCTCAAcatctactttgcctctgtcttcacccagaaggaaagcagtgcccaacctggtgattgCAGAATAAATAAtagaaggagggagctgcagcccaatgtCTACAGATCAGGCATTTCGTTGGCAACAAGTTTTAACACTGCATCATCACTCTGCAGCCACCAACAAAAACGTGCAACCGCAAGGCAATGCATTGCATGTGTGTATTTATAGCAATGGAGAAACCAAaactttccaccccaccccctttgtaCTGGTTATCTGTTGGTAATGCAAAGGGGGATATCAGCAGGCAACTTTCTCCTTCGTGCTAACGGAAAAGAAGCCTGCGTGGCCGTGCTCTTGTCGCGCATCCCGCAAAGCCAATAGCGTTGCATCTGGAAATGCAAGACCTCTCTCTACGCAGGTCTATATAGATATATGTGGCGTATTCCGGACAAAGAAGCGGCTGCCTTTTCCTAGCCTGGCTTTCATCCAAGCAGACAGCTCTGGGGCGAGGAGGACCCGGCGGCGGGGCAGTCGAGCCGGGCGCCCCCCAGCGGCCATTCTCTGCCAGAGCCCAGAAAGCGGCGCCACTTTCGAGGGGCGCAGAAGTTGGCTTCGCCTCTCAACTGTGCTGCAcgctccctccaccccaccgCCCCTTTTTCTGCCTCCGTCCGCagctggctgggtggggggagACCCCCTGCCTTCTCCGcccacccctctccccctcctcttagCCGGGCGGACGCTGCTGCTGCGGGCTGCGCATTcctggccgccccccccccccgggagggaGCCGAGGCACTGAAAGGCTCGCTTATGCGCGGCGCAGACACTGCCCGATTCATCCGCGCCTCGCCTCTGCCTCCCGCTCGCTCGCTCCGCCAGCGCCATGAAGCTCCTGCCGCCCTGTCCGCCTTCGCTGGCCGccgcggcgctgctgctgctcctgctgctgtttggggTGCTGTCGGCGAGCCCCCCGGCCGGCCTGGCTGAGACCCTCAAAGGCAAGCAGAAGGCGCTTCGCCAGAGGGAGGTGGTGGACGTGGTGAGTGCGCAGCGAGGGCGGGCCGGCGGGCGCCGCGATCCCCCCGGAGGGCTGCGCAGGGTCTCGGGCTGCGGTGGGTGGCATGGAGACAAGCAGCAATCCTGAGAGGGCGCATGCATTGCATGGGATAGGAGCAGAGGCGTACCTTAGGTTCCCTTGCACAGTGGCCAAGGAGCTGGGCGCTGTGCCATtccaagccagagtggagaggcaccATTTTGGCGCCCCCCTGGGACCaagggtgtcaacttgaataaaatatggaggggagcaggtaagccccgccccacataattgatcacaagatgcgtctcacacacatcatttgaatggcctTGTCCATCAATGGGAGGGGGGCTAGGACTTGTCTCCTATGCCTGGGCCGGCACTCTTGGGGGGCAACCTTTCCAACCCCTACGGTTCACCCCTCAAGAAGACCTCTTGCTTAGCCCTCTTTTTGGCGTGCCACTTCCCGTCTTactcatttatatcccaccataaGAACCAGCAGCCTGAATAGATCAGGCTAAAatagcccagcatcctattctcctGGTGGCCAGGCAGACGCAGATGGGGGGAGTCCAGGAGCACAGGGGACTGCAGTGTGATCTCCTCCAAATAACTGAAGGTGGCCTGCCTGGCTCTACCTTGCATTCTCCAggtcaccctcacaacaaccctgcaaggtaggttaggtggCTGACTGGCTCTAGGTCACTCAGTAAGCTTCTTGGCTGACTGGAGATTTgagtcctggtctcccaggtcctggttgATGGGTCTGACCTCTGCACCATGATGGCAACAAACGATGTGTAAGAAGAGAAGTATAAGCCAAGCCCCCAATGTTTTCGAGCTGCTGAATAAGATTAAGAAAACAAACCTGACAGACACAATACTGGAAAAGGAGAGGATGTGGGGAGGGAACAAACGAAGGAGCATTATTATCAAACGCAGCTGGACGGAAGATGCAGTCCACATCCAGAATTCTACTAGTTTCTGAAAACTTTCAGACAATGATCCTTCTGAATGTTGAATGGTTCTAAAGCCAAATTTAGATATGATGGTGCGCAATTAGAATAATTTACCAGTGCATGTGTTCCGTTTCTAAATTAAACTGGGTTGCCTGACCGTCACTTCCAAAAGCGCACAAAGCTTAATGTTTCTGACGTTAAACAGTTCTGGGTTTGGTAAGAAAATAACATAGTGTGCAAGGGAGACACAATCTAGCAGGGGCCATACTGCAACAGGATGCTAATGTTGCATACATAATGTCATGCCAGGTTCAAACAACACTATGCAGATAAATCCTTATTGTTTAAAAAGAGTTTGACTGATGAAAAGTAATCTTAAAGTATGCAGCTGGGGTGGAATGGGAGCTGTGCTGTGTTCATTGTTACAACTTGAGATCTCAAGGGCTGTGTACCTAAACATGCAGATGTTTATTCTTCACCCAGTGTGCTTCCACCTCTCATTTGGGAAGCAGTGTACACCTGATGCTATCTAgcctgttgtttcttatgaaatactgcatttttatgcatttccccccaaaccagctttggcCTACCTGTGTGTTAAACTGGCAATGCATACAGCCTTTCTCTCTGCTAACGTAAAACCCACAGCTGCAGGGTTGCAAAAGAGACAGCTGTGTAATCTGCTGTGGTGGGACATTATGGCTGCAGAGCATGAGTAATCTGACTGATCTTCTCCGCTCTTTGTTATTACTCACTGAGCATGAATATTTAGGGAAATGGTTAGTGGGTTTCTTAAAACATTCTTCCTCACTCAAGCCATTCATTGCCACGTTGGACACAGAAGCAGAGCTGGCCTTGGTAGGCTGTGGCTGTACTCACCACATTTCTTTAAGTAATATGTCAATTGGGGAAAGCAAtgcctggtttgtgtgtgtgtgtgtgtgtgagagagagagggagggagaagggggagaaaaatTGTTCCTTTTCAACAACAAAACGTAATAACCAATGTGGGTATTGGTTTATTGTTTCAAGTTCAAACAACTATGTATATATAACTATGTGTCTATAAATTGGGAATAATTTTGATTTTCAGTATAATGGGATGTGTTTGCAAGGACCTAATGGTGTTCCTGGAAGAGACGGAAACCCTGGTGTCAATGGAATTCCTGGAACACCTGGGATCCCGGGTCGAGATGGACtaaaaggagaaaaaggagaatGCATGAGAGAAAGCTTTGAGGAGTCTTGGACACCCAACTACAAACAATGTTCATGGAATGCTCTGAACTATGGCATAGACCTTGGAAAAATTGC from Lacerta agilis isolate rLacAgi1 chromosome 7, rLacAgi1.pri, whole genome shotgun sequence includes the following:
- the CTHRC1 gene encoding collagen triple helix repeat-containing protein 1, coding for MKLLPPCPPSLAAAALLLLLLLFGVLSASPPAGLAETLKGKQKALRQREVVDVYNGMCLQGPNGVPGRDGNPGVNGIPGTPGIPGRDGLKGEKGECMRESFEESWTPNYKQCSWNALNYGIDLGKIAECTFTKMRSNSALRVLFSGSLRLKCRNACCQRWYFTFNGAECSGPLPIEAIIYLDQGSPELNSTINIHRTSSVEGLCEGISAGLVDIAVWVGTCSDYPPGDASTGWNSVSRIIIEELPK